Below is a genomic region from Raphanus sativus cultivar WK10039 chromosome 4, ASM80110v3, whole genome shotgun sequence.
tcttttttttttttttttaattgtgtcATGAATCTTTGTTTTGTATTGGCTTGTGGCTGTTTCATTGTCTTGCTGTATTTGATTGGTTTCATTGTGACATGATGAATCTTTTGTTTTGCATTAACTTAGCTGTATTTGAACGGTTCTGTTGTGCTaatctctgttttttcttaaattctATTGAGTTGAACTTTGATCTGTAACTGCTTGCAGTGAAGGGGGCTTCTTTAATGCAATTATGACGTTTCCACCGGATTATCCTAATAATCCACCAACTGTCAAGTTCACCTCCGAGGTGTGGCATCCTAATGGTGCGTACTgctttttctgaaaaataaaataaaaagtaactCTCTTTTAGATTTGAGTCTTCTGATTGTTGATAACCTTTGGAACCGCAGTTTATTCCGATGGAAAAGTTTGCATATCGATTCTTCATCCTCCTGGTAACGATCCTAATGGATACGAGCTTGCCTCTGAACGTTGGAACCCTGTTCACACGGTAAACcaattcattttcatttttcttttgccCTATTTTAGCTTCAGTAAGTACACTTGTAGTTTCTGTTAAATACACGTTTGAATATGGGCTTGTTATTGATGTCTTTTCTCTGAACCTCCTCATCCATAGTGTTTTGAGCTAAtgggttgttgttgttgtgtatGTCGATTGCAGGTAGAGAGCATTGTGTTGAGTATCATATCGATGCTCTCGGGTCCCAACGACGAGTCACCGGCGAACGTGGAAGCAGCAAAGGAATGGAGAGACAACAGAGCAGAGTTTAGGAAGAAAGTGAGTCGCTGTGTGAGAAGATCGCAAGAGATGCTGTGATTCATCTCTCCTGCGTTTTTATGTATCTTAGAAATTAATTTCTATCCTAagctaagagagagagagagaaggtaAGAAGAAGCAGCAGATGAATCTGTGTGCTCATCAAAagcttttcttttggttttggatTTGTCTTTAAGGGTTTGGAATATTGTGGTGGAATCAAATCTAAACCACCTTTTAGGATTATATTTTCACACTCGTTAATGGATTCCTTTTCATATTCctcttttaattttgttttgatctGATGATATCAACCCTCAAACTATATATTACTCTCTCGGTTCCTGAAATGTCTTAAAATGAATGTTGTTTCACAAAGATCATGGTGAATTGaccttttttaaataattgtatttttaaaaatattattggttcaGGATTATATTGCGAGACAGAGGGGGTATAAAATATTTGCTTTAATGAATGTTTCGTAAGAAATGTCTAGTGTAATGTGATAACCAGAGGTTTCAACTATCTTCCGTCTTCCGAGATGCAGTCCCTCGACCTCAGCCACATTTGGTAAAATCGATCTGACCACTACACAAAAAGCTCTTTGCATTAATGATTTGGTACCGTTGCAACGTTTATCCTTcttcattaaatatttttcttaaaaagtggTTTATGTCTTTAAATATGAACTATTTATAATTCAGTTAACTGATTTAGTTAGCTACTTAGCCCTAATAATACGTAATTGAGGGAAATTCACCTAAATAgaatattttcaagtttttgtcccaaaaaaaaactctatggAGAAAAATGaccaaacattttatttaataggtaaaaaaaaatttataccctaaatatataaataaaaatgaataaataaaaaattaaaaaagctttcagattatatgttttcatattcgaactttttctaatttttatttttttgaaacttttttttcaaatatgtttttcaaattttcttttagaaattcgaaaatactttttaaaattattcctaaaattttcattttaaaaattttaatatttataaaattttaaatttcaatctCAATCTCTATCCTTAACTCTGAACCCTAATATCTAGATTAGTTAATCCAATAAATATAAGTGTATATTACCTCTCTAATGAAATATTCTGatcattttaattattagatGCTatattgtgacaaaaaaaaaatttagtgctTATACTAgggtattttctatttttaaagatGATTGCTACAATTCCACAAAATTACTAAGAGGTTGACTCGTAGTGGCTGTAAGTGTTTTTGGACAGCCATTTTTTTAAAGCAATTTTTTAAAGTAATCATGCTTTACATTTAAAATGTAAAGCTAGAgcaaaaactttataaaatgaaatatgttagctttcaaaatcaattttctataatttttattaaatattttgaaaataattctacggcaaaaaagttaaaaccaaagtaaaaaattcaccgtttattttttaaagcaAAAAATCTAGGCACCAACCAATCATCCTTTAATTGTACCCGATGTAGGGATGACAATCAAGGACCTGGACCGCGGGTCTGGCCCGTAAAGACTTGTTGCAGGGTGGGATTGGGCCTCCATTTGATAATCCCGCAAAATTGCGGGCCTCGCGGGACGGGCACAAAGCGGAACGGGTTTCAAAGCGGGATGGGTTCAAAGGGGAACGGGCCGAAAGCGGGATGGGTTAAACCGCGGGATTTTGAAGACAATTCTAAGTCTCCATTTCTGCTTTCacctgagggagggagagagagagagagaagagagagagagagagagagagagagagaggagagagagagagagagagagagagagagagagagagagagagagagagagagagagagagagagagagagagagagagagagagagaggagagagagaggagagagagagagagagagagagagagagagagagaggagagagagagagagagagagagagagagagagagagagagagagagagaggagagagagagagagagaggagagagagagagagagagagagagagagagagagagagagagagagaggagagagagaagagagagagagagagagaggaggagagagaggagagagagagggagagagagagagagaggagagagaggagagagaggaagagagagagagagagagagagggagagagagagagagagagagagagaattagACATTATGGAGTTTCGTTGATAGTGGTTTCAGGGTCGATGATGCTTCCGGTCTCCCAAGCGTGTCTGATCTGCACTGGTGGAGCTGCTTCAAgccatcataaatgataataaaaatatttgttgtaTAAGCTTAATATATTGATCTTGTAAAAGTTTGCTCGATCATGTGCAAGCTGAAACTCAATTCTTGTCTATATTTATTTGTGCATGTAGAAACAAGTAATGTAATTTCGATGTCCCGCGGGACGGCCCGCGAAAACCTGTATATTTCGTGATACGGgattgggcagctagtttgaggaCCGCATTCTGTACGGGACAGGTCCGCCGTGTACCGCCAGAAACCAAACGTGCAGCAGTTCAGGACGGGACTGGACGGGAGAACCCAATTGCCATCCCTAATCTGATGGTGTCATGTTAGTTAATTAGTTAAGAAAATTATCAATATGAAATAACAATCTTTTTAATCGAACCACGAGCATTAAACCAAAACAATCAAGAAAGTGACGGTTGTACCAACCGGTTTatcgagctctctctctctctctctctctctctctctcaaagcAAACCTCTTTAAACTCGCCGCGTTTCTCATGAGCCTttgtcttctcttcttcatcaCAGTTAACCACAACCCATCTCCTCtgatctcctcctcctccgccatgCGCTCGCCGCATGCCTTCCGCAACGGCGAATCTCCCTCCTCGCGTGACCTCACTCACTTCCACTCCACCGTCGCAGCTCAGAAGCTCCGTCGCTTCAACTCCCtgatcctcctcctccgcctcgCCTCTTTCTCCTTCTCACTCGCCTCCGCCATCTTCACTCTCACCAATTCCCACGGCTCCGGTTCGCCTCACTGGTACGACTTCGACGCCTTCAGGTTCGGTTTCTCCTTTCTCCGCTTCTCaattccaaagaaaaaaaaatcaaacgcGAATTTGGTAAACTGAGATCAGAAATCGCGTTTTGGTTAACAGATTCGCGTTCGTGGCAAACGCGATCGTGGCGTTATATTCGGTCTTCGAAATGGGGACTTGCGTTTGGGAGTTCTCCAGAGAAACTACGTTGTGGCCTGAAGCGTTTCAAGTCTGGTTCGACTTTGGCCATGACCAGGTGTGTGATTGATTAAAAATCACTTCTTTGAATGCAAACATGTTTCAATCATTGCGCTTCTAGTTGAGatcattattttattgtttagcttgattatttttaattaaccccatttttttttctaaaacaaaagaGACAACAAGACATAGGAGTTGAAACTTGAAAGTAAGCAAATACTAGTGTAAATAACTTGAGATTGCTTCCAATTTTCTAAAAAGGTTTAATTGATTTATCGCTTATAACTTTATAGTTTGAATTAACcctaattaaataacaaaatcaaaagagaCAAGACATGAAGTTGAATGTGAACAATACTTACCGTTGGTAATTCAGATTGCTTTCAATTTTCTAAttgaatttaattaatttgttgtttaactttatatatttatttaaccccaattaaatattttctccGTTTTATGAAGAGTATCAACATTTCCACATAGATTAtgattgaaatatatttatgttgttattaattacatatattaacaaataatatttgaaataaataaaaatatttataaaactaatacaTTCTGTAATTAATAGTAagtataaaaaattagaatttttaaaaataatatttttaatagtaagtatgaaaaagaaagaataattaaaatcaaaaagacaaacaagacatgagtttaaactttaaagtgAGCAAAAATTACAGTGTAATGACTCCAGATTGCTTCAAAGAATTTAAGGAgattaattatttatctaaactattaaaagtgaagtacaaataattttttaccCTTAGTTTTTCACAATAATTACAAAGGATTGCCACTGGTCTTATTTTCATTAACCACATTAAATAATCagcattaaaacataaattaactAAGAATGAAACAAAATCTCGAGCTTCCTGAAAATAAGCATGAaatatttctttccttttttgaataaatacattaatttcaTTGCTTTTTATCCCACATATCGATTTATACAGAAATATATCaaacaaaatgttaaatatacaaaaaaatccaaGAAACTAAACCACATTATTTGTATGCTATTTTGTTGTTATCAGTCTATATCTCTAATCTACTACCAAATAtgataaactattaaaactaaaaagaacggtTTTTCAATTACATAGAAGCACTTAAATTTccttttcaaaactaaaaagaacggttttcaagagttcaattttttttaaaaaaaaatatcataaaattaataataattcatagaaaactaatgcaaaaaattaaaatttgaaacatggataaaagtatgtcaagaagaaaaaattagtggcttatgttattaataaaaaatggaaatccattatatcaattttaaaatatacaaaatggactaatctaattacctaaaaacattgttttgtctaaaataatcattaaataaaatttaaattttatatacatatttcaaatcaaaataataatttaaagttgattaatatcaaaaattgatttaaaatatgcatatattcaaaattttgtttttactaaaatattttccaataaccattattaaaaaatgttttcagtatatataagaaaaatacattgaaaagattaatttcatataccaacttaagttatggtttttacattttacattaaactttaagaatataatatacatgattatttataagatggtacatataaaataatattaattatatgattatttatatgatggaccaatacaactaattatatgatgacatatatatgatacataatagtgactagggatggacgttcaggtatccattcgggttcgatTCAGGATCTGTTTGGATTTtgggtttccggggtcaaagatttcacttcagctccattcagatatttttaaattttagttcgaattatattcggatctttccgggtttagttcgggttcggataaccctttttaaaaagaaaacattatatatttgaatttctgaaaatctataaataaaataatatattgtatataaatcggAATAAtttatgtcagaatacctaaatttaacatataaattggtgttgttaaaaaaacatataaattggtttgatttagattttggatcaaaactcagtatttattttaaatatttttggtgttttgagtgtaattccactatgttagatatttatacttgactatttttatatattttgtaagtattcaaaccaacctaaaagtatcatatatattctggatgtttttatatacattaaaactaaaaataattaatatatatataagtatacaaaatttttttggatacattttgatatccaaaatattttggtacgaattggttatggtttcggttgtctaaatatcaaaattttgaaatttggatatttaatcaattttggttagggtttggtattactctttcggatcgtgatcggttcggttcttcagatttgaatttttatccagctttgatattgacataaaaaataaatagcaatatatttttgaaatatacacccgcacgggcgtgcgggtcaaaatctagttgttctttatattttaaattaacccAATGAAATATTTAAGACAAAAGAGACAAGTCATGAAGTTGAGAGTGAGCAGCAACAGTTGTGTAATAACTTGAGATGTGCGTATTGGCAGGTGTTCTCTTACCTGTTGCTATCGGCAGGATCAGCTGCAGCAGCACTAGCTAGAACCATGAGGGGAGGTGACATGTGTACAGACAACAAAGCCTTCTGCTTGCAGTCAGATGTAGCCATTGGTTTAGGCTTTGCTGCTTTTCTGTTCCTCGCCTTCTCTTCTTGCTTCTCTGGTTTTAGAGTGGCTTGTTTCCTCATCACAGGCTCTCGTTTTCATCTTTAGTGTTTGATCCGTAAAAGAGAAACGCTCGTCACATTTGTTTATTGGAGTTCCTTAAGTTGCCATAAGGAACTTTACCAGCTTCTCCACTGTCCTTCAGCTACGACTAAAGTGGACTCACAGTTCTTCTTAAGAAGGCCAAGAGTAGGGGTTAAGGAGATTTCCTGAAGATAAATACAACAAACATTTTTAGAACTATATAACCAAAAGGCTAAGGCAGACTGAAGAGTTAGTTAAGAAACCTATCGTGTTGGCGAGATGTGCATTGACAATTTTAATAAACCCATCTTCAGAATAGTCCCCATCGTTTCCAAACTCCACCTCCCGAAGGAAGAAGTACCAAACAGCATCTGGACCAAATTTTTGAACCAACTCAAAAGGTTCTAGAGTATTCCCCAATTTTTTTCCCATATTCATTCCATCCTTTAGTTTGATAAACCATAGAAGCAATGATATCCTTCAGTAGGCAAGAACAATAACTCTTTGATTTAACCATCAACCAGGGAGAATATGCAAGTCCCTTTGTCAGAATCCATGGCCAGACAGCATCTTTGAAAGGTTCAGACCAGCAGACATTAGCATAGCAGGCCAATAGACGGCGTGATATCGCAGAATATCCTGCAGAGAAAAATGACCATGTGATTCTTATGTTTCCAGAAAGTTTCCAAGAAGTAATCAATTATAAGCAAACATTGAAGGTGAATCGGTTTAATATCACTAGATTTGGTAAACCTTCCCAATCAGATGTAATGAAGCAGGCCAGCCTAAGGAAACGGCAGTGTCTAGATTTTGTTGCTCATTGTCCTCTGTTATAGCTGATATGTAACTGTAATGAAAGATTAGAGAAATGAGATTATAGTTCAATCTCACAATTTGATACAAAAAAACGGTACTTGGTGAACTGGTAGAAACATTACATCAGCGTGTGAACACATTGATGAAGAACTAAATACTAACCATACATAATTCTCCAAGGAAAGGAAAATAAGTTTACCCCAATAGAGCGTCAAACCAAACATAACCGTCATCAGGAACAGGGATCCCCCAATCAACTAATGCTCGAGAAATCGAAAAATTCCTTAAGCTACTCTTTATCCAACTTTGCACATATAGAAAGAAGCCTACTAGAAAAAAGGATTAAAACAGAAAGAGCTAGTTTCCTCCTCTACATCAAATCCTTGTGCTACTGAATAATATCACCAAATGTCCGTAAGTATTATTTGGAGATTAACCTCATTTAGACGGTATGAAGGCTGCACAAAATGTGGATTCTGAGACAAAActtcttcaagttgtttctgaTATCTTGACAGAGCAGAGTAGTTATCTTCCTTCCTTGCAACACATGGCATTTGATGAAACAACTGTTTTCAAACAGCTCTTTCTCATCCTACagattccaaaaaaaaacaaaactaaacctatAAACTTGTCCCACAAACTACAAACCTATAAAACatgataatgttttttttatttcaaataacaACCACtgtattttgataaatttaaatggtagttttcaaatattttattactatttattttattatattaaaacaatgtattgattattttataagaacCTAAGAATAcagaaaaaccaaaatctaaaaactaaaaccaaaatctgaaatcaaaaacaaaaatctaaaagttaaaaaccaaaaaccaaaaaccaaaatctaaaaaccaaaaactaaaactaaaaattaatagaaacaATCATCACCTGAAGCAAAATGTAAACCGGATCTTTATTGTCAACTGTAAACCGgctctttaattttttaattatttatgagAAATTTTTTATACATACTAAATTATTCGTATTAGCAAGATTGCCCGCGGGACTACTGGTTGCAGGATGGATGTCGGTCAATAatccaaaaaaatcaataagCGAATACGCGGATTGAGTCAATTTTAAGCAGGGCGAGTGCGAATCGACTAAATCTGAGTCGCGAATATCCATCCACCAATCcgcaaaataaaaattgtataaataaaaaaattcgtaaaaaatagaaaatattttttaaaaaattgtataattttcaatataaatatataatttatattattataaaaataattaatttataataaaataattactttattaaatTTATCCGCAAATCTCAGCGGAACAGGTGCGGATATACAACTTGTTTTTTGCATGTTATGCAAattgaaattttgaataaaaagatTTGCAGATTGGCGAGCAGCTGTGAACCCAGCCCTAACCATGGTAGACAATTTCAAACCTACCTTGAGCAAGGTATTCTCGCAAGTTTATTTGTCATCACAAGAACATAGACGTAGATCATTCTCAAACGCCTAAACGTAGGTAGATTTGCTCACGTCCTCAACCTCCTCCACCATAACTTCATCCACTCCACTTAAcaaatgataattttatatacatttagACAACCACGTTAGAACAACTAAACACAAATAGTACTCTCTTTGAAAATGTGCCCTTTACATTTGGTGCGTTACATAAAGATCTCAACCAGACCctagcaaaaaagaaaaaaaaaaacaaatttggcTGGTTACATATAAAAGATAGAAAATGTAGATGGATGTACTTGAACTCAGCATCACAAACATATAAATACTAATCATAAACCATCTACACTCCTAAAGATTTTTGTTCAAAACAAAGCCGAACTGTTACATAACCTAGGACCAGAAGCAAATGCTTCTTTGGACAGGCCGCTACTGTCTACAACATATGCATACACTCAAATAtcatatgattatatatatatatatatatatatatatacatgtgatATGAAATATACTGATATCATAGCTTTACAATATCCAAAACGTAAAATAGATCGAGGTGACGAGGTCTCGTTTTGATAATGTATCActttagaaagaaagaaaagtataTCTGTGGAGCCACTCCAATTGCTGCTGCGAAAACATGCTTTTAATGGATGCACTCATTCACATGTCGTGTGTGAGACATTTGGTACCATCATTACTAGCTTCATCATCAAATCTTTATTTCCTTTTCATTGTTTTACTGAAACAATATTAGTGTCAtacaaaattttctaaatcaCTCTTTTATGTCTCTCTCCATATATAATTACTAAAGACGCTTCAACTTACGGCGAAGCCGCGCGTAGTCTGAATGTTGATTTAATTCACGTAGAAAACAAAATGCTGCAAACTTTTCACTATAACTTTGATTACGATTGAAATATATTTGACGTTAAAGTTACGTTTTTCCTGGATGGTACAAGCCAATTTttgatgaaaaatataaaaggaggATTGTGACTAGTCTTGCATGTACTTAATGCGTTTTCATACCTTACTAGAACGGGATCGAGACTTCACCTAAATGCATTACTAAGCAACCTACCAAACAAAACCTTCTTTGAAAAGAAACATACCCATTTAAAACATAACTTAAACTAACTTGATGTTCTTACTTATTATACAAGCATTATGCATCTATGGTGAATTAATTTTAGGTATGTGATCTTACGATAAAGTTTGATATAAAAATGTTGGGGTGAACACTTGTTGTATATATACTACGTTTTTCAGACATTCATCATTAGGCAGTTAGTATGTAGATTAAGACTAAAACTGTTATGCTAGCTAAGTCTTAATCAGCTATAGATCGCAATGCTCATCTCTTCAAATGTTTTCACTTTAAGCTATTCGGTTTAGTAGATgatttttcaaaacataatcTAGTGGCAAAGATACCATAATGAAACACCAATCAGTGTTGGTCTTGTTCATAAGAAAACATAGCAGttactaaaaagtaaaatattagaGTAAATTATTACTATTGACTATTTATGGATCAACTTAACTAGTTCTCTCGTTGACTACGGATGCTTAGCTACTTAATTATTTTCGGTTTTACTTGACCGAGCTTAGCTCAAACTGTACAAATTTGagtgaagaaaaaagaaactgcACAAATCGCATTTATTGCAATTGATGTCTAAACAAACTTTCCAATTAAAGAGACTGGGACCTGTCTCATAAGTCATAACgctgaaataaataatattacaaaatcaAGAAACAACATAATTcagaatattaaaataacaaaagaaaagaaagaaagagagacagGCTTAATCAAAAGCACCAACCAAAGTTACCAACTACATCACAGACAA
It encodes:
- the LOC108848702 gene encoding ubiquitin-conjugating enzyme E2 14 — encoded protein: MAKDQASLLLQKQLKDLCKNPVDGFSAGLVDENNVFQWSVSIMGPPDTLYEGGFFNAIMTFPPDYPNNPPTVKFTSEVWHPNVYSDGKVCISILHPPGNDPNGYELASERWNPVHTVESIVLSIISMLSGPNDESPANVEAAKEWRDNRAEFRKKVSRCVRRSQEML
- the LOC130511502 gene encoding CASP-like protein 4C1, whose translation is MSLCLLFFITVNHNPSPLISSSSAMRSPHAFRNGESPSSRDLTHFHSTVAAQKLRRFNSLILLLRLASFSFSLASAIFTLTNSHGSGSPHWYDFDAFRFAFVANAIVALYSVFEMGTCVWEFSRETTLWPEAFQVWFDFGHDQVFSYLLLSAGSAAAALARTMRGGDMCTDNKAFCLQSDVAIGLGFAAFLFLAFSSCFSGFRVACFLITGSRFHL